ATCATCGGCTGGGCCGGGATGCGCGGCGTGGTGACCCTGGCCGCCGCGCTCGCGCTGCCGCTGACCCTGGCCGACGGCGAGCCGTACCCCCGGGCGTTGCTCATCTGGCTGGCCTTCGCGGTGATCGTTTTCACGCTGGTCGGCCAGGGTGCCACGCTGCCGCTGGTCGCCCGTCGGTTGAAGCTGCCGCAGGACGACCCGGTGCAGGACGCGCTGTCCGCGGCCGGTGTGCAGCAGCAGGCCAGCCGGGCTGCCCAGGAGCGTCTCGACGAGCTGGCCGACAGCGCCCCGGACGCGGTGGTGGACCGGCTGCGCCGAGCGGTGGAGGACCGCACCAACATGGCCTGGGAACGGCTCGGTGGCACCGAGCGGGAGACCCCGTCGCAGGCGTACGGTCGGTTGCGACAAGAGATGATCGACGCCGAGCGGGATGTGTTCCGGGCTGCCCGGGACTCCGGTCGGATCCCTGAGGAGGTGCTGGTGCAGGCCTATCGTGACCTGGACCTGGAGGAGTCGTTGCTGAGGGAGGCCGGGAAGTGAGCTGTCAGCACCTGACCGAGGCGGGTGCCGCCGAGGCGCGCACCCCCGACGAGTGCGAGGACTGCGTCGCCATCGGCGAGACCTACTGGGTGCACCTGCGCACCTGTCTGAGCTGCGGGCAGGTCGGCTGCTGCGACTCGTCGCCGAACCAGCACGCGAGCAAGCACTTCGCGTCCACCGGCCACCCGGTGATCCGCTCGGCGCAGCCGGGCGAGGCCTGGCGATGGTGCTTCGTCGACGAGGAGATCGGCTGACGGTCAGACCGGGTGCGGTGACCGGTCAGCGCGTTCGGTGCGTTCGGTGCGGTCAGCGCGATCGGCGCGGTCGGCCAGGGCGCGGCGGGTGAGTGGCGGCACGGCGAGGCCGGTGAGCGCGAGCAAACCCGCCAGCGCCAGCCAGCCGACCGGGCCGCCGTCGATGATCAACCAGGTCAGCAGGGCCGGGCCGGCAGCGCGGACCAGCCCGGCGAGCAGTCCGTCGACCCCCTGGTAGGCGCCGAGGGCGTCCGGGGCGGCGAGGTCGTAGGCCAGCGCCGCCCCGGCCCCGGCGTGCCACAGGTCGCCCACGGTGTAGATCACCGTCGCGCCCAGCAGCAGGCCGATCGCCACCGGGGTGGGCACGACGGCGGTCGCGGCCCAGAGCAGCATCCCGGCCGCGAGCACCAACCCCGCCCGGCGCATCGTCGTCGCCGCCGGCACCGCATGCCGAGCGCTCCCGCTGAGCCGTACGGCGAGCAGCACGGTGAGCAGCGTGTTGACCAGCAGGAGGGCGGAAACCGTCACCGGAGGCGCATCGGTGTGCGCCACCACCCACAGCGGCAGCACCAGCGTCAACGCCACGTGGTGCACGGAGAGCACCGCCGAGGCGCCGGCGACCGCGAGGAACGGCTTGTCGCGCAACGCCCGGCCGGCTCTCTGCCGCAGTGGTTGCCGGGCCGGCGGGTACGCCGGGAGCCGCATGATCAGCGCCGCCGAGACGAGATAGGTGGCGACGTTGCCGAGCACCAACAGTCGGTACGCCCACCCGGTGTCCGCCACCAGCGCGAACGCGGCCAGCCCCGCACCGAGCGCCACGCCCAGATTGGCCACCGCGCGCAAGGTGGCGAAGGCGTACACCCGGCCCTCGGGGCCGCCCACCGCCGCGACCAGCGCGGCGCGGACGGCGAGGTTGCCGGAGATCAGCAGAGCGTCCAGTGTGGCCACCAGCAGAAAGACCGGGAAAGAGCCGACCAGCAGGTACGCGGCGGCGACAACCGCCTGCGCCAGTTGCAGGACGGCGCGGAGGCTCCGGGGGTCACGTCGGTCGGCGAGCCCGCCGAGCGGCACGCTGGCAGTGAGCCCGACCAGGCCGGCGAGAGTGAGCCCGAGCCCCACCTCGGTCGGGGTCAGCCCCACGGCGCGGGTGAGGAAGAGCGCCGCACCCGTCACCCACAGCCCCGTGCCGACCGTGTTGGCGAGGGTGGCCAGCGACAGGGTGCGCAACCGACCGGGCGGCGGCAGCGGCGACAGCGACCGCCAACGGCCGCGAACCTCCGCCGTGATGCCCATCCACCGACCGTAGAGCCGCCGCCTGCTCATCGATGCCCCGCGCAGTGCGGTGCCCGTCACAGCCCCTCCGGGTCGCTTGCCGGCTCTTGATCTGCTCGCGCTGCGCGCCTGCTCGTGCTGCGCGCCTGCTCGTGCTGCGCGCCTGCTCGTGCTGCGCGCCTGCTCGTGCTGCGCGCCTGCTCGTGCTGCGCGCCTGCTCGCGGTGCGCGCCTGCTCGCGGTGCGCGCCTGCTCGCGCTGCGCGTCTGTCCGGCGGCGTCGGCTTGTTTGGCGGAGTCGGATCAGTGATGGGTCACGTTCGCCGGTGGTACTGGTTGCGGCGGGCGAGCCGGTCGGGATCGAGCCAGGCCGGCGGGACGAATTCGGGCCAACCGTCGCCGCCGAGCCGGACGGTCCACTCGCCACGGTGGACGTGTCGGTGATGGTGGGCGCAGAGCAGCACGGCGTTGGTCAGGCTCGTGCTGCCGCCGTCGGCCCAGTGGTGGATGTGGTGGGCGTCGCACCAGCGGGGCGGGCGGTCGCAGCCCGGGAAGGCGCAGCCGCGGTCGCGCAGGACCAGGGCGCGTCGCAGGGGGCCGGTGACGAGCCGACGCTGCCTGCCCACGTCGAGCGTCTGACCGGCGCCGCCGAGGACAGCGGGCAGGATCGCCGCGTCGCAGGCGAGCCGGCGAACCGTCTCCGGGGTGAGCCGAAGATCGGTGTCGAGAGTGCCGGCGTCGAGCTGCCGGGCCAACGTCTCGAAGCTTGTGGTGACGACGAGTTGGGCGGGGTCGCCGCCGTGCTCGGGCAACTCGCCGGTGCGCAGGGCAAGCCGGCAGAGGTCGGCGAGCGCGTCGTGCCGGCGTTGCCCGGGACAACGCGGATCGTCCGGACCGGACGGTGCGGTCAGGGGGTCGATCGCGGCGCGCAGCAGGCCGGCCGCCTCAGCGTCCAGGCTGCCGGACAGCCGCAGCCGGCCGTCCGACAGCTCGGACAGCGTGACATGGCGATCCCGGCTGGCTCGGCGGGCCTCGGCCTCCAGCGCCGCCCGGGCGGCGGCTTCGGCGACCTCCGGGGCGACGTGATCGAGGATGCGGGTGCCCAGCTTGCGCAGCAGGGTCGGCTCGAACTGCCCGGCCCACTCGACCAGGACGCCGACCGCCTTCCCGGCCGCCTCGGCGCCGGCGGCCGTGTGCACCGTGCTGACCGTGTCGCCGATGACCCGGGCCTGCTCGACGCTGATATCACCGCTGGCCAGAGCAGCGCGCACGCCTGGCGCTCCGGCGTCCAACGCGCCGGCGAGATCGACCAGCCGGCGAGCGGCGGAGACGCTGAGCCGCAGCCGGTCCCGCAGCCACACCACCGTCGAGGATGCGTCCTGCGTGGTCCCGGTGCCTCGACCGTCCAGCTCCCGCACGAGGGTCAGCTTGACCGCGGCCAGGCGTTGCTCGAGTCGGTGCGCGGCGTCGAGCGCCGCGACGAGGTCGTGCTCCGGAAGAGCCCACGCCGGTGCGTCGAGGCAGTCGGCGACCGCCGTCTCCGCATGCGTCAACTCCTCCAACATGGAACGAGAATAGAACAGCTGTACGACAGTTTCGGGTTCGGTCAGCAGGCCAAGCGCGGCGGCTTCCGGCGGTGGAGATGAGTGGCCGCTCGGACGGTGGGCAAGGTGGTCGTCGCCCGGCCCGGCTCAACGGCTGATGGAGTCGACGAGGCGTTCGGTGGCGAGGCAGGAGACGAGGCAGCGTTCCTTTGCGTCACCGCTCAGCCGGGCGGTCCAGTCGGTGAGGCCGCCGTCACCGACCTCCAGGCTGCCGCCCAGGACAGTGATCCGCAGGGCGCACCCCGTGTAGTAGCCGCGACCGCGAGACCGCTCCGGTTCATCCACGAGCGGCACCGCACCCCCGTCGAGTGCCGGTCGGACGGTGTCGGCCAGCCGCTCTCGGACGGTCCGATCGTCGAAGGTGGTGACGTGCAGCTGAGGCGCGACGGCCGGCGCCAGCTCGGCGAGGACGGCCCGCCAGTAGGTGAGGTGTCGGACGAGCAACCGGGTCTGCGTGCCGCCCGAACCAGTGTCGCGGGCGCTGGACACCAGGGCGAAGAGCCGGAAGTGAGCCGACGCGTCGTTGCCGAAATCCTGCGCCCGCAGCACCCGATGGGCGGCGGCCAGGTGCACCTCGCTCTGTCGGCGGCGACGTACGGCCGCCTCGATGGCGAGGGCGTTGGTGGGATCGCTCAGTACCTCGCTGGCGCGCATCGTGGTGACGATCCTGTTCTGGCTGACCGGTGCGACCGCCGAGCAGGTGCCGACCGGTACGACCGGCGACAGTTCCACTCCGGCGACGTCGGCGGGCAGTAGTTGCCACATTCGGGCCTCCACCCGTGCGAGCGCGCGCGGGTCGGTGCGGGCGGGGCGGACGAAGCGGTCCTGGCGCCACCGTCGTACCGCGTCGGATGGACGCGCGGTCGCCGCCCGGTCGCGGGCCACGCTCAACAGCAGACTGCTCAGGTCTGCGCTGGACAGTCCGGTCAGCGCGGTCCGCGTTCCCGCCGGCATCGCCGCCCACACCCGACGCTCCGCCCCGGCCAGTTCGCCGTCATCCATGGCGTCACCATGGCTCACTCAGCGCGTCCGATCCATCGGTTTTGCTGCCGCGCCCGGTGAATCGTTTGCGTCATCAGCTCCACAGCGCCAGCCGGAGGCACGCTCGCCCCGAACGCTTCTGCGGAGCGGCACACCGCCGCCTGCCCTCGATCACATGGTGGTCAGTAGCGGAAGTCGCGTTGTTCCAGCTGCTCACCATCAAGTGATCATGGAGTCCTGGTGGCCGGTCGTGCCGCTGCCTATGATCCACCGACAACGACAGTGACGGGGATGCACGTGATCAATGCGATTTTCTTCGATGTCGGCGGGACGATTCTCGACGAGTCCCACGAGTTCGCCGCCTGGGCCGACTGGCTCGGCGTTCCACGGCACACGTTCTCGGCGGTCTTCGGTGCGGTGATCGCCCGGGGCCTGGACTATCAGGAGACGTTCCGGGCCTTCCGGCCGGACTTCGATCTCGCGGTCGAGTTGGAGCGCCGCGCGGCCGCCGGTCAGCCGGAGTCGTTCGGCGAAGAGGACCTCTACCCGGACGCACGATCGTGCCTGACCTCGTTGCGGGAGCAGGGCCTGGTGGTGGGCCTGGCCGGCAACCAGCCAGCGCACGCCGAGTCGACCCTTCGGGCGCTCGACCTACCTGTCGACCTGATCGGCACGTCGCACGGTTGGGGGGTGGCGAAGCCGTCACCGGCCTTCTTCGAGCGGGTCGTTCGTGAGGGCGGCGGTGACGCGTCGTCGATTCTGTACGTCGGCGACCGACCCGACAACGACGCCCGCCCGGCTCAGGAGGCCGGGATGAAGACGTGCCTGATCCGGCGCTCACCGTGGGGTCACATCCTCGACATGCCGGCCGTGTCCGAACGGTGCCTGTTCCGGATCGACTCGCTGGACGAACTCCCCACTTTGGTCGCGAAGCACAACGCGGCCGGCGGTTAGCCCGCCGGCCGCGTGATCATGCGAGCGTGGTGGCCGCCCGGGGAGGGCGGCCACCAGCAGTGGGTCAGGAGAGGCTGCAGGCTCCGCCGTTGACCGTGATCAGGCCGGGAGCGGGGTTGGCGCCGCCGGCCGTCGTCGCGTTGAAGCCGAACGTCACAGTGCCGCCCGGTGCGATCTTGGCGTTGTGCGACTCGTTGCGCGCGGTCACCGTCGAGCCGGCCTGGGTGACCTTCGCCAGCCACGCCTCGCGGACCCGCTGGTCGCCGGTGAACGCGAACCGCACGCTCCAGCCGTTGACGGCCGTGGCACCGGTGTTGCGGATGGTCAGCTGGGCGGTGAACCCGGTGCCGCCCTGCCAGGCACCGTAGTTGGTGTAGTTCACCGAGCAGGTGGTGGCCGGCACCGCGCCGGCGTCACCCTGGTCGGCCAGGAACGAGGAGATCCAGGCCAGCGCCGAGTTCCAGTTGATCGCCACCTCGTTGGTCGAGTACGAGTTGATGTCGTCGACGTAGCAGAACATCGGCTTGCAGCCGGCGAGCAGTTGCGCCACGAACGGGTCCTGGAGGGCGGCGTTCGGGCCACCGGCGAGGGAGCCGGCGGGCGGTCGGGGCAGGTTCGGGTCGAGCTGGTGGCCGAAGATCCGGCTGTGCTGGTTCTGCGCGGCGTGCTCGCCCCACCCGGTGACGTAGGAGATGTTCAGGGCATTGCGACCGAGGATGTAGTCCATGGCCTGAACGGCACCGTCGCGGTAGACGGGGTTGCGGGTCAGGTCGAAGGCGGTGGCCAGCACCACGGCGTTGTTGATGACGTTGCTGTTGCCGCCCCAGAAGTAGCTGTTGGCGTCACCGGGCATCGGCAGCCCGTACGCCTGTCGGCGCAGCTCGGCGAGGTAGCTGTCGGCGGCGGCGGTGACCGAGGCGCGGACGCGGGCCAGGTCGGCGGCGGGCAGCCCGTTCGGCACTGTGGCCAGGTCGAGGCGGCCCAGCGCGGCAACGCTCTGCCAGCCGAAGCCGCGCGGGTCGAACACGTCACCGGTGTGGTGCGGCGACGCGGTCAGGTCGGTCAGGTAGGTCTGCGCCCCGGTGGTGAGGTACAGCTCGGCCGCCGCCCAGTAGAACTCGTCGGTCACGTTCGTGTCGTCGTACGCGCCGCCGCCGGTGCCGTCGGTCGGGCTCGCGTACACCGCGGGATGGGCCTTGGCCGCGGCGTAGGCCGTCTTCGCGGCAGTGCCGCAGCGGCTGGCGAACGCCGCGTCGTAGGGGGCGAAGAGCCGCGCGCACTGGGCGGCGGTGGCGGCCAGATTGAGGGTGGCCGCGGTCGACGGCGGGTGCAGCTCGCGCGGCTGCGGGTCGTCGTGCGGGGCGAGTGGCAGCCCGGTCCAGTTCTGGTCGTGGATCTTGTGGTGGACCATGCCGGCGAGCGGCTTGCCGGCCGGCACCTGCATGCGCAGCAGGAACTCCAGCTCCCAGCGGGCCTCGTCGAGGATGTCCGGCACGGCGTTGCCGCGCTCGGGGACGCGCAGGGTGCTGTCACCCAGCGCGGCGCCGCCGGCCGCGGTGGCCGCCGTCCTGGTCCGCTCGAACGTGTTGAGCAGTTGGTAGGTGGCGATGCCGCCGTTGACCACGTACTTGCCGTGGTCGCCCGCGTCGTACCAGCCGCCGCGCACGTCCAGGGAGTAGTCGCAGACGCCCGGCTGGCAGGGCACGTTGGTGTCGCCCTGGTTGGGTGCCACGCCGAGGTGGCCGGCGGGGCGGGCGTACTCGTCGCCGATCAGGTCGCCGTCGATGGCGATGCCGCTGCGCTGGGCGTAGAAGAACTGCAGCGAGTCGGAGCGCAGCTGGTCGTAGAGGGTCCCGGAGATGTCGAACGGGTGGCTGGTCTCGCCGTCCACGGTGAGCGTGAGCCCGGTGCCGGGGGTGCGGTAGTTGGAGAAGTCGACGGTCTGCACGTTCTGCCCGGAGGCGGCGTCGACGCCACGCGCGGTGGTGCTGCCGCTGGCCACGACGGCGCCGGCGGCCGAGCGAAGCTGCCAGGGCAGCGCCTCGGTGGCCTCGGTGACGACGGTGGCGTTCTTCGGGCCGCCCGGCAGGTAGCCGACCTGGTTGACCCGCACCCGTGGCCCGGTGTCCGGCTCGTACGGCTCGGGCGGCTCACCGCCGCGCAGCGAGACGTCGTCGAGGCAGACGGTCTGCGTCTCGGGGGAGCCGCCGACCTGGAAGATCAGTTGTGCGTTCGGGTTGTCGTCCGGGACGGTGAAGGTCTGCTCGAC
This portion of the Micromonospora zamorensis genome encodes:
- a CDS encoding UBP-type zinc finger domain-containing protein, which translates into the protein MSCQHLTEAGAAEARTPDECEDCVAIGETYWVHLRTCLSCGQVGCCDSSPNQHASKHFASTGHPVIRSAQPGEAWRWCFVDEEIG
- a CDS encoding HAD family hydrolase, whose product is MINAIFFDVGGTILDESHEFAAWADWLGVPRHTFSAVFGAVIARGLDYQETFRAFRPDFDLAVELERRAAAGQPESFGEEDLYPDARSCLTSLREQGLVVGLAGNQPAHAESTLRALDLPVDLIGTSHGWGVAKPSPAFFERVVREGGGDASSILYVGDRPDNDARPAQEAGMKTCLIRRSPWGHILDMPAVSERCLFRIDSLDELPTLVAKHNAAGG
- a CDS encoding HNH endonuclease signature motif containing protein; the protein is MLEELTHAETAVADCLDAPAWALPEHDLVAALDAAHRLEQRLAAVKLTLVRELDGRGTGTTQDASSTVVWLRDRLRLSVSAARRLVDLAGALDAGAPGVRAALASGDISVEQARVIGDTVSTVHTAAGAEAAGKAVGVLVEWAGQFEPTLLRKLGTRILDHVAPEVAEAAARAALEAEARRASRDRHVTLSELSDGRLRLSGSLDAEAAGLLRAAIDPLTAPSGPDDPRCPGQRRHDALADLCRLALRTGELPEHGGDPAQLVVTTSFETLARQLDAGTLDTDLRLTPETVRRLACDAAILPAVLGGAGQTLDVGRQRRLVTGPLRRALVLRDRGCAFPGCDRPPRWCDAHHIHHWADGGSTSLTNAVLLCAHHHRHVHRGEWTVRLGGDGWPEFVPPAWLDPDRLARRNQYHRRT
- a CDS encoding glycoside hydrolase family 9 protein — translated: MTPSRRRLLLAAATTLALTGAGAGAAHADPPPDAPEQIDNGDFSAGVSPWFSFGTGPLAVTDGRLCTTVAGGLANPWDAGIGQDGVPLIAGAEYTLGFAVSATPGAAVKAVLQLGSAPYTTYAAVDASATGTAQRVEQTFTVPDDNPNAQLIFQVGGSPETQTVCLDDVSLRGGEPPEPYEPDTGPRVRVNQVGYLPGGPKNATVVTEATEALPWQLRSAAGAVVASGSTTARGVDAASGQNVQTVDFSNYRTPGTGLTLTVDGETSHPFDISGTLYDQLRSDSLQFFYAQRSGIAIDGDLIGDEYARPAGHLGVAPNQGDTNVPCQPGVCDYSLDVRGGWYDAGDHGKYVVNGGIATYQLLNTFERTRTAATAAGGAALGDSTLRVPERGNAVPDILDEARWELEFLLRMQVPAGKPLAGMVHHKIHDQNWTGLPLAPHDDPQPRELHPPSTAATLNLAATAAQCARLFAPYDAAFASRCGTAAKTAYAAAKAHPAVYASPTDGTGGGAYDDTNVTDEFYWAAAELYLTTGAQTYLTDLTASPHHTGDVFDPRGFGWQSVAALGRLDLATVPNGLPAADLARVRASVTAAADSYLAELRRQAYGLPMPGDANSYFWGGNSNVINNAVVLATAFDLTRNPVYRDGAVQAMDYILGRNALNISYVTGWGEHAAQNQHSRIFGHQLDPNLPRPPAGSLAGGPNAALQDPFVAQLLAGCKPMFCYVDDINSYSTNEVAINWNSALAWISSFLADQGDAGAVPATTCSVNYTNYGAWQGGTGFTAQLTIRNTGATAVNGWSVRFAFTGDQRVREAWLAKVTQAGSTVTARNESHNAKIAPGGTVTFGFNATTAGGANPAPGLITVNGGACSLS
- a CDS encoding MFS transporter, producing the protein MGITAEVRGRWRSLSPLPPPGRLRTLSLATLANTVGTGLWVTGAALFLTRAVGLTPTEVGLGLTLAGLVGLTASVPLGGLADRRDPRSLRAVLQLAQAVVAAAYLLVGSFPVFLLVATLDALLISGNLAVRAALVAAVGGPEGRVYAFATLRAVANLGVALGAGLAAFALVADTGWAYRLLVLGNVATYLVSAALIMRLPAYPPARQPLRQRAGRALRDKPFLAVAGASAVLSVHHVALTLVLPLWVVAHTDAPPVTVSALLLVNTLLTVLLAVRLSGSARHAVPAATTMRRAGLVLAAGMLLWAATAVVPTPVAIGLLLGATVIYTVGDLWHAGAGAALAYDLAAPDALGAYQGVDGLLAGLVRAAGPALLTWLIIDGGPVGWLALAGLLALTGLAVPPLTRRALADRADRADRTERTERADRSPHPV